One region of Chryseobacterium sp. SORGH_AS_0447 genomic DNA includes:
- a CDS encoding glucoamylase family protein, with the protein MKKIVFTFAVAAVMISCKNTQFQNTQQSKKQTVKNNITDTQLLDLVQKESLKYFWDYAEPNSKLGRERYHEDDIYPDNDKHVVTTGGSGFGLATVLVGVERGFVPRKEAVKRLTTMMDFLAKADRHKGAWSHWINGETGKTVPFGKKDNGGDLVETAFLTSGILMVREYFKNGNAEEKALANKCDALWKGIQWNWYTKGGEKVLYWHWSPDYQWEMNFPLQGYNECLITYILAASSPTYPIDAETYYKGWTRNGTYLSDKEKYGLPMYVKHNGAEEYGGPLFWAHYSYIGLDPTNLSDKLIKNYFDLNKNQVMIDYKYCVENPKHWKGYGPDYWGLTASYSRNQDGGVGYDAHFPQNDHGIITPTAALSSFPYTPKESMDFLRFLYTQKPEFIGSAGPYDANSIHYNNWTTPRYLAIDQGTIAPMIENYRTGFLWKLFMNAPEIRNGLKKLSFTSEKYNIR; encoded by the coding sequence ATGAAGAAGATCGTTTTTACATTCGCAGTTGCTGCAGTAATGATATCCTGCAAAAACACGCAGTTTCAAAACACCCAGCAGTCCAAAAAACAAACCGTCAAAAACAACATCACCGACACCCAGCTCCTGGACCTTGTCCAGAAAGAATCCCTGAAATATTTCTGGGACTATGCAGAACCAAATTCTAAGCTTGGCAGGGAACGGTATCATGAAGACGACATCTATCCGGATAACGATAAGCATGTGGTTACCACGGGCGGTTCCGGATTCGGGCTTGCGACTGTTTTAGTAGGGGTGGAACGGGGATTTGTACCGCGTAAAGAAGCTGTGAAACGGTTGACCACCATGATGGATTTCCTCGCAAAAGCCGACCGCCACAAAGGGGCCTGGTCCCACTGGATAAACGGCGAAACGGGGAAAACAGTGCCGTTCGGGAAAAAAGACAACGGTGGGGACCTGGTAGAAACGGCCTTCCTCACTTCCGGAATCCTGATGGTCCGCGAATACTTTAAGAACGGAAATGCAGAAGAAAAAGCACTGGCCAATAAATGCGATGCGCTTTGGAAAGGCATCCAATGGAACTGGTACACCAAAGGCGGCGAAAAAGTCCTGTACTGGCATTGGTCTCCGGATTATCAATGGGAAATGAATTTTCCGCTTCAGGGATACAATGAGTGCCTGATCACTTATATTTTAGCGGCTTCATCACCTACCTATCCGATTGACGCCGAAACCTATTACAAAGGCTGGACAAGAAATGGAACCTACCTTTCAGACAAAGAAAAATACGGGCTCCCGATGTATGTAAAGCACAACGGCGCCGAAGAATACGGCGGTCCGCTCTTCTGGGCCCACTATTCATACATCGGCCTGGATCCTACAAACCTCTCCGACAAGCTTATAAAGAATTACTTTGATTTAAATAAAAATCAGGTGATGATCGATTACAAATACTGTGTCGAAAACCCGAAACACTGGAAAGGCTATGGCCCGGATTATTGGGGATTGACAGCTAGCTACTCCAGAAACCAGGATGGTGGAGTGGGGTATGATGCTCATTTCCCGCAAAACGATCATGGAATAATTACACCGACCGCAGCATTGAGCAGTTTCCCCTACACGCCGAAAGAATCAATGGACTTTTTAAGGTTTCTGTACACTCAAAAACCTGAATTCATCGGATCGGCAGGTCCTTATGATGCCAATTCCATCCATTACAACAACTGGACAACCCCAAGGTATCTGGCCATCGATCAGGGCACAATTGCGCCGATGATCGAGAATTACAGGACCGGGTTTTTGTGGAAGCTTTTCATGAACGCTCCCGAAATCCGGAACGGACTGAAAAAGCTGAGCTTTACCTCTGAAAAATATAACATCAGGTAG
- a CDS encoding prolyl oligopeptidase family serine peptidase, with product MPFILLPFYLSLQAQEIKAELNKEFKRQEKISYILDYPQNAKGNVPLIVFLHGSGERGNNLEIVKAHSPFTYKNLIKEPVAILAPQCPENTWWDTVTIYNLIKEIQSKYKVDPSRIYLTGLSMGGWGTLKLAMEHPEMFAAVVSVCAPTDRVMYANIHRYKDLNMKIFHGGMDDVVLPENAFNFYQKLHPVNPSAELTIFPNDNHNSWDSTYSNPELYKWMLSKRK from the coding sequence TTGCCGTTCATATTACTGCCGTTTTATTTAAGCTTACAGGCCCAGGAAATAAAAGCGGAACTTAACAAAGAATTCAAAAGACAGGAAAAAATATCCTATATTCTGGATTATCCGCAGAATGCCAAAGGAAATGTCCCGCTCATCGTCTTCCTTCATGGTTCGGGCGAAAGAGGGAACAACCTGGAAATCGTAAAAGCCCACAGCCCGTTTACCTATAAAAACCTCATTAAGGAACCGGTAGCGATCCTGGCACCACAGTGTCCGGAAAATACCTGGTGGGATACGGTAACCATTTATAACCTCATTAAAGAAATCCAGTCTAAGTACAAAGTGGATCCTTCCAGGATTTACCTTACCGGTCTCTCCATGGGAGGTTGGGGAACGCTGAAGCTGGCGATGGAACATCCTGAAATGTTTGCTGCCGTCGTTTCGGTTTGTGCTCCGACGGATCGGGTGATGTATGCCAATATCCATCGGTACAAAGACCTCAACATGAAAATTTTCCACGGGGGAATGGATGATGTAGTGCTTCCGGAAAATGCCTTCAATTTTTACCAGAAACTGCATCCGGTAAACCCGTCGGCAGAACTTACCATCTTCCCGAACGACAACCACAATTCCTGGGATTCCACGTACTCCAATCCGGAACTGTATAAATGGATGCTGTCTAAAAGAAAGTAA
- the bglX gene encoding beta-glucosidase BglX translates to MKKLIVIATLALAPVFSAQEMVTKPVQAYQTAQYQAKKKAFVESLLAKMTLDEKIGQLNLPSSGDFTTGLAKSSDIGKKVEQGLVGGLFNIKGADKIKAVQKVAVENSRLKIPLIFGMDVIHGYETTFPIPLGLASSWDMNLVQQSVRVAAKEAAADGINWTFSPMVDISREPRWGRVSEGSGEDPYLGSEIAKNMVYGYQGKDLANGTNILACVKHFALYGAGEAGRDYNTVDMSHVRMYNEYFPPYKAAVDAGVASVMASFNEVDGVPATGNRWLQTEVLRNQWKFKGFVVTDYTGINEMVDHGMGDLQQVSALALKAGIDMDMVGEGFLTTLKKSLAEGKVTQAEIDMAARRILEAKYDLGLFDNPYKHGDAKLAAKEVYSMENRNIARNVAAQSMVLMKNDNNVLPLKKLGTVAVIGPLVNNSMNMAGTWSVATKHAISVNLMQGLQASYGKDVKFLSAKGANIDYDAKLEDIYAAHGKKTDRDSRSKEALLKEAVDVANKADVIVLAIGESAEMSGESSSRTEITIPQSQVDLLNELKKTGKPIAMVLFTGRPLALTNVKDTPDAILNAWFPGSEAGSAIADVLFGKVNPSGKLPMTFPRSLGQVPIYYNAKNTGRPLDQKLVDKCEYQRFRSNYMDECNTPLYPFGYGLSYTKFNYSDMTVSNANPKGNQTVQASVTITNSGNYDGAEVVQLYIRDMVGSITRPVKELKGFQKVMLKKGESKKVTFDITPENLKFYNGDLKYDWEPGEFDIMIGTNSSDVQHSKINWTR, encoded by the coding sequence ATGAAAAAGTTAATTGTAATCGCCACCTTGGCGCTGGCCCCTGTGTTTTCCGCGCAGGAAATGGTAACAAAACCGGTACAGGCGTATCAGACGGCACAGTATCAGGCGAAAAAGAAAGCCTTTGTCGAAAGCCTCCTGGCAAAAATGACGCTCGACGAAAAAATCGGACAGCTGAACTTACCAAGCTCTGGCGACTTTACCACCGGACTGGCAAAAAGCTCGGATATCGGTAAAAAAGTGGAGCAGGGATTAGTCGGAGGATTGTTCAACATAAAAGGAGCAGATAAAATCAAGGCCGTACAGAAAGTCGCGGTGGAAAACAGCCGACTGAAAATCCCTTTGATCTTCGGGATGGACGTGATCCACGGTTATGAAACCACTTTCCCGATTCCGTTGGGACTGGCTTCTTCGTGGGACATGAACCTCGTTCAGCAATCCGTAAGGGTGGCAGCAAAAGAAGCGGCGGCCGACGGCATCAACTGGACGTTCTCGCCAATGGTGGACATCTCCCGCGAGCCAAGATGGGGCAGGGTTTCCGAAGGTTCCGGGGAAGATCCGTACCTGGGAAGTGAAATTGCCAAAAACATGGTATACGGCTACCAGGGAAAAGACCTGGCTAACGGAACCAACATCTTAGCCTGTGTAAAACACTTTGCGCTGTACGGGGCAGGAGAAGCCGGAAGAGATTACAACACCGTGGACATGAGCCACGTAAGAATGTACAACGAATATTTCCCGCCATATAAAGCAGCGGTGGATGCCGGGGTAGCTTCCGTAATGGCTTCTTTCAATGAAGTGGACGGAGTGCCGGCTACCGGAAACCGGTGGCTGCAGACCGAAGTGCTGAGAAATCAATGGAAGTTCAAAGGCTTTGTCGTAACCGATTATACCGGGATCAATGAAATGGTGGATCACGGAATGGGAGATCTTCAGCAGGTTTCTGCTTTGGCACTGAAAGCCGGAATCGATATGGATATGGTGGGTGAAGGATTTTTAACCACCCTGAAAAAATCGCTGGCGGAAGGAAAAGTAACCCAGGCGGAAATCGATATGGCAGCCAGAAGAATCCTGGAGGCGAAATATGATTTAGGACTGTTTGACAACCCATACAAGCATGGCGATGCGAAATTAGCAGCGAAAGAAGTTTACAGCATGGAAAACAGAAACATCGCAAGAAATGTAGCCGCTCAGTCTATGGTCCTGATGAAAAACGACAACAATGTGCTGCCTTTGAAGAAATTAGGAACCGTTGCTGTGATCGGACCATTGGTCAACAACTCGATGAACATGGCCGGAACCTGGAGTGTGGCCACCAAACATGCTATTTCCGTAAACCTGATGCAGGGTCTCCAGGCAAGCTATGGCAAAGATGTGAAATTCCTTTCTGCAAAAGGGGCGAATATAGACTATGATGCCAAACTGGAAGACATCTATGCAGCCCACGGCAAAAAAACCGACCGTGACAGCCGTTCGAAAGAAGCGCTGCTAAAAGAAGCGGTAGACGTAGCTAACAAAGCCGATGTCATCGTGCTGGCAATCGGGGAATCCGCTGAAATGAGCGGGGAATCCTCTTCCAGAACCGAAATCACCATTCCGCAGTCACAGGTAGACCTGCTGAACGAGCTGAAAAAGACAGGAAAGCCGATCGCCATGGTATTGTTCACGGGCCGTCCGCTGGCTTTAACCAATGTAAAAGATACGCCGGATGCCATCCTGAATGCCTGGTTCCCGGGTTCTGAAGCAGGAAGCGCCATCGCCGACGTCCTTTTCGGAAAAGTAAATCCGTCCGGAAAACTGCCGATGACGTTCCCGAGAAGCTTGGGACAGGTGCCGATCTATTACAACGCCAAGAATACCGGCCGTCCTTTGGATCAGAAGCTGGTCGACAAATGCGAATACCAGAGATTCCGTTCCAATTATATGGACGAGTGCAACACCCCGCTGTACCCGTTCGGATACGGATTAAGCTATACGAAATTCAACTATTCCGATATGACCGTTTCCAATGCCAACCCGAAAGGCAACCAGACGGTGCAGGCTTCGGTAACCATTACCAACTCCGGAAACTATGACGGGGCAGAAGTCGTTCAGTTATACATCAGGGATATGGTGGGAAGCATCACCAGACCCGTAAAAGAACTGAAAGGCTTCCAGAAAGTCATGCTGAAAAAAGGCGAATCCAAAAAAGTAACCTTCGACATTACACCGGAAAACCTGAAGTTCTACAACGGTGACCTGAAATACGATTGGGAGCCGGGAGAGTTCGATATCATGATCGGGACCAACTCCTCAGACGTACAACATTCAAAAATCAACTGGACCAGATAA
- a CDS encoding iron-containing alcohol dehydrogenase — protein sequence MSKLFIAGEVFHGAGTLEELKNINGKKAVIVTGGSSMRKSGTLDKAIAYLNEGGIETRVFEGVEEDPSSATCLKGAEIMQNFEPDWIIGLGGCSAIDAAKIMWVFYEYPDADFDAMIKPFTVPVLRKKARFIAIPSTSGTGTETTGLAVITDREKGVKYPIVSYELTPDIAIVDGEICASMPAHVTSNTGLDALTHCVEAYVSNIDNNIADALSKGGLEIVFDNLKEAVENPGNITARQNMHDASFMAGLAFNNAWLGIVHSLSHQVGALYGIPHGASNAIFLPNVIRYNAQATERYPDLAKIIGKETAEDLAQAIETLRSEVNNQSAIKDFGITKADWEKNLDYITANALADPCTGFNPRVPSLEELKAIYNACYEGAVYAEEAVVAG from the coding sequence ATGAGTAAATTATTTATTGCAGGAGAAGTTTTCCACGGTGCGGGAACGCTTGAAGAACTAAAAAATATCAACGGTAAAAAAGCGGTTATCGTAACCGGTGGAAGCTCAATGAGAAAAAGCGGAACACTGGATAAGGCTATTGCTTACCTTAACGAAGGTGGTATTGAAACCCGGGTATTCGAAGGGGTCGAAGAAGACCCGTCATCTGCAACCTGCCTGAAAGGTGCTGAAATCATGCAGAATTTTGAACCGGACTGGATCATCGGGCTGGGAGGATGCTCCGCTATTGACGCGGCTAAGATCATGTGGGTATTTTACGAATATCCTGATGCGGATTTTGATGCGATGATCAAGCCGTTTACGGTTCCTGTCCTGAGAAAAAAAGCACGCTTTATCGCCATCCCTTCCACCAGCGGAACCGGAACTGAAACAACAGGCCTTGCCGTGATTACCGACCGAGAAAAAGGGGTAAAATACCCGATCGTTTCTTATGAGTTAACTCCGGATATTGCGATCGTTGACGGTGAGATCTGTGCTTCGATGCCGGCGCATGTAACGTCCAATACCGGACTTGATGCCCTCACCCACTGTGTGGAAGCTTACGTTTCCAACATCGATAACAATATTGCAGATGCACTTTCTAAAGGCGGCCTGGAGATCGTTTTCGATAATCTGAAAGAAGCGGTAGAAAATCCGGGCAATATCACGGCCCGTCAGAATATGCATGATGCTTCCTTTATGGCAGGCCTGGCATTCAACAATGCATGGCTGGGAATTGTTCACTCGCTGTCTCACCAGGTTGGTGCACTGTACGGAATTCCTCACGGGGCATCCAATGCCATTTTCCTTCCGAACGTGATCCGTTACAACGCGCAGGCAACAGAGCGTTATCCTGATCTGGCAAAGATTATCGGTAAAGAAACTGCTGAAGATCTGGCCCAGGCTATTGAAACCCTCCGTTCCGAAGTAAACAACCAGTCGGCGATCAAAGATTTCGGGATTACGAAAGCGGATTGGGAGAAGAATCTTGATTATATTACGGCCAATGCGCTGGCTGATCCCTGCACAGGCTTTAATCCGAGAGTTCCTTCCCTGGAAGAACTGAAAGCGATTTACAATGCGTGCTACGAAGGGGCGGTCTATGCTGAGGAGGCTGTTGTTGCGGGATAG
- a CDS encoding helix-turn-helix transcriptional regulator encodes MGSLKKLEIKNNIQKEEDRNLSFRVFDLTEEYLKNYTRPHKKDHFLIIVMESGTLSLHIESKIHPLKAGKISVVFPEQVHFVSDLSHDAKGKIILFEEILFCSDILKNELSTYNVNLSTQLNCTILSPDDFKESYQLIQNIQIIYEKPSLIKKEQARFRIKIFLLGLIESVHGLHPVLHKDTADKPLYVRFKKLLNEQYKQYRTVQYYAGELAITPKKLNAVTKKHCGETAIQAIHNRILMEIKRQLMFSDLSHKEIAFDLGFNSPSALNKFVKAKLKETPTELQQELAQMYNA; translated from the coding sequence ATGGGCAGTCTGAAGAAATTAGAAATTAAAAATAATATTCAAAAAGAGGAAGACCGAAACCTGTCTTTCCGGGTATTTGATCTGACGGAAGAATATCTGAAAAATTATACAAGACCCCATAAAAAAGACCATTTCCTGATCATTGTTATGGAAAGCGGAACCCTCAGCCTTCATATCGAATCGAAGATCCATCCGCTGAAGGCCGGCAAAATTTCCGTAGTCTTTCCGGAACAGGTTCATTTTGTTTCGGATCTGAGCCATGATGCTAAAGGAAAGATCATCCTGTTTGAAGAGATTTTATTCTGTTCCGATATTCTGAAGAACGAGCTGAGTACCTATAATGTAAATCTTTCCACGCAGCTGAACTGCACGATTCTTTCTCCGGATGATTTTAAAGAAAGTTATCAGCTGATTCAGAATATCCAGATCATTTATGAGAAACCGAGCCTGATCAAAAAAGAACAGGCGAGATTCCGGATCAAGATTTTTCTTTTGGGCTTAATTGAATCGGTTCATGGCCTGCATCCCGTTTTACATAAGGATACGGCTGACAAACCATTGTATGTACGGTTTAAAAAATTACTGAATGAACAGTACAAGCAGTACCGGACCGTTCAATATTATGCCGGCGAGCTTGCCATCACTCCGAAAAAGCTGAATGCCGTTACAAAGAAGCATTGCGGCGAAACCGCCATCCAGGCCATTCACAACAGGATATTGATGGAAATAAAACGCCAGCTGATGTTTTCCGATCTTTCTCATAAGGAAATTGCTTTTGATCTGGGCTTCAATTCTCCGTCTGCCCTCAACAAGTTTGTCAAAGCGAAACTCAAAGAAACACCGACCGAGCTTCAGCAAGAACTGGCGCAAATGTATAACGCGTAG
- the purB gene encoding adenylosuccinate lyase yields MNSYKNPLEERYSSEEMLFNFSHNNKFRTWRKLWIALAEIEKDLGLDITDEQIAELKANAENIDYDKAAEYEKKFRHDVMAHVHTYGDVAPSAKGIIHLGATSAFVGDNTDLIQIRDGLLILKKKLVNVIKNLADFAIEYKDLPTLGFTHFQPAQLTTVGKRATLWLQSLVLDIEELDFFLETLRFRGVKGTTGTAASFLELFNGDYSKVKHLDKELSKRFGFEKVFGVSGQTYDRKIDAKVVALLGNIAQSAHKFTNDLRLLQNLKEIEEPFEKNQIGSSAMAYKRNPMRSERIGALAKYVMSLTTSSAMVASTQWFERTLDDSANKRLTIPQAFLAVDAILLIWNNIMNGIVVYPNRINKHIMDELPFMATEYIIMEEVKAGGDRQEIHEVIRVHSMEASKQVKMEGKENDLIERILNDESLKFDKSKLKEVLDPKNFIGFAPIQTEEFIKNEVQPIIDQNNDLIGLEADLKV; encoded by the coding sequence ATGAATTCCTACAAAAATCCATTGGAAGAGCGCTACTCCAGTGAAGAAATGTTATTTAACTTCTCACACAATAACAAATTCCGCACCTGGAGAAAACTTTGGATCGCGCTGGCTGAAATCGAAAAAGATTTAGGCCTTGACATCACCGACGAGCAGATTGCAGAACTGAAAGCCAATGCTGAAAACATCGATTACGATAAAGCGGCAGAATACGAGAAAAAGTTCCGTCATGATGTGATGGCGCACGTTCATACCTATGGAGATGTGGCTCCTTCAGCCAAAGGAATCATTCACCTGGGGGCAACTTCTGCGTTTGTAGGGGATAATACGGACCTGATCCAGATCCGTGACGGACTATTAATTTTAAAGAAAAAATTAGTAAACGTTATCAAAAACTTAGCGGACTTCGCTATCGAATACAAAGATCTTCCGACTTTAGGATTTACCCATTTCCAGCCGGCACAGCTGACGACCGTTGGAAAAAGAGCAACCCTTTGGTTACAGAGCTTGGTGCTTGATATCGAAGAGCTGGATTTCTTCCTGGAAACTTTAAGATTCAGAGGTGTAAAAGGAACGACGGGAACTGCGGCAAGCTTCCTGGAATTGTTTAACGGAGATTATTCCAAAGTAAAACACTTAGATAAGGAATTGTCGAAAAGATTCGGTTTCGAAAAAGTGTTTGGGGTATCCGGACAGACCTACGACCGTAAAATTGATGCTAAAGTGGTTGCCTTATTAGGAAATATTGCACAATCTGCTCATAAATTCACCAACGATTTACGTTTGCTTCAGAACCTGAAGGAAATTGAAGAACCGTTCGAGAAAAACCAGATCGGTTCATCAGCCATGGCTTACAAGCGTAACCCGATGAGAAGCGAAAGAATCGGAGCCCTGGCAAAATATGTAATGTCTCTTACCACCAGCTCTGCAATGGTCGCTTCAACGCAGTGGTTCGAAAGAACACTGGATGATTCTGCCAACAAGAGGTTAACCATTCCGCAGGCATTTTTAGCAGTAGATGCCATTCTCTTGATCTGGAACAACATTATGAATGGAATAGTAGTGTATCCGAACAGAATCAACAAACATATTATGGATGAGCTGCCTTTCATGGCAACGGAATACATCATCATGGAAGAAGTGAAAGCCGGTGGCGACCGTCAGGAAATCCACGAAGTAATCCGGGTTCACTCCATGGAAGCTTCCAAGCAGGTAAAAATGGAAGGGAAAGAAAACGACCTGATCGAAAGAATCCTCAACGACGAGTCCTTAAAATTCGATAAGTCGAAACTGAAAGAAGTACTGGATCCTAAAAACTTCATTGGTTTTGCCCCGATCCAGACGGAAGAATTCATTAAAAACGAAGTACAGCCGATCATCGATCAGAACAACGACCTGATCGGACTCGAAGCTGATCTTAAAGTATAA
- a CDS encoding WG repeat-containing protein: MNKLFGALLLIPMLSFSQQKEMLKYFKSKDSLVGVKDQNGKIIVSAQFKIFSFLKDGEPIQGETIYFDGPKQDEVPEKNVWGYVYDRKGNFLYRPFAYDNGADYFSEGVRRFIKNGKVGFADRNGKVIIEAKHDFASPFHYGYAAYCDGCDWEKTEDEHKAIIGGTWGVMDFKGQIAQPLAKSANTVEVNGKYYPYPFSYTQKEKKVLQFFEKQNKKLSDIYYVNHYERLSEENKKLYFEIVERPKENFPFYQVNAYDYRKAEAGLPGLKFLVSENDGKVFALEFDDEKIPFETWLEEQRKQAVEFQKKHPDAPNKLNELQK; this comes from the coding sequence ATGAATAAATTATTCGGAGCTCTTTTATTGATACCCATGCTTTCTTTTTCCCAGCAGAAAGAGATGCTGAAGTATTTTAAATCGAAAGACTCTTTGGTTGGCGTTAAAGATCAGAACGGCAAGATCATCGTTTCGGCGCAGTTTAAAATATTTTCCTTTCTGAAAGACGGCGAACCTATACAAGGGGAAACCATTTATTTCGACGGACCGAAGCAAGACGAAGTCCCGGAAAAAAATGTCTGGGGCTATGTCTATGACCGGAAAGGCAATTTCCTGTACCGGCCCTTTGCGTATGATAACGGAGCCGATTATTTTTCCGAAGGCGTAAGACGGTTTATCAAGAACGGGAAAGTTGGTTTTGCCGACAGAAACGGCAAGGTGATTATTGAAGCCAAACATGATTTTGCGTCACCTTTTCATTACGGGTATGCGGCTTACTGCGACGGCTGCGACTGGGAAAAAACGGAAGATGAACATAAAGCCATTATAGGCGGAACCTGGGGTGTGATGGATTTCAAAGGTCAGATAGCTCAGCCTTTGGCAAAGTCAGCAAATACGGTTGAAGTGAATGGGAAATATTATCCATATCCGTTTTCCTATACCCAAAAGGAAAAAAAAGTTCTCCAGTTTTTTGAAAAGCAAAACAAAAAGCTTTCGGACATCTACTATGTCAATCATTATGAAAGGTTATCGGAAGAAAATAAAAAATTATATTTCGAAATCGTTGAACGTCCGAAAGAAAATTTTCCTTTTTATCAGGTAAACGCTTATGATTACCGGAAAGCAGAAGCCGGATTGCCCGGTTTAAAGTTTCTGGTTTCGGAAAATGACGGGAAAGTTTTCGCCCTCGAATTTGATGATGAAAAAATTCCTTTTGAAACATGGCTGGAAGAACAACGGAAGCAGGCTGTAGAATTTCAGAAAAAACATCCGGATGCACCCAATAAGTTGAATGAACTACAAAAATAA